A segment of the uncultured Desulfobulbus sp. genome:
GCTTGAGTCTTCTTCCGGGTTGTCGTGCGGGCACGGCGTGTTCCCAGGCCAAAGAGGTTTCCCTGACCGGAGAGATTGGCCCGCTCACCCTCGTCAAAGACGCGAATGACACCAAACTCGCCGTCAAAGCCGGGCTGACGGATCACCCGATTGGTCCGCACCCGTTCAACCGCCTCGGCCATGAGGCTGCCTCCCTTGGATTTGATCTCCTCAAGCGGGGTATCGAGCAACAACCCAAATTCCGAGCCGAACAGGGTAATCAAACGGGAGTACCCCTCGGTTGCCTTCTTGGTGGCCGGACCGCAGCCCAGCAACTCGGCCACGATCTCCTGCAGGGGAATCAGGCTGTGCACCGCAGGACTGTCCTCCGGATAGAGCGGCTCCTCGCGATCGGCCAACTCCATCACCCGGTGGAGCACACCGATGGTCAGCGGCTTGCCGCAGACCGGGCACAGGCCCCCCAACTTGCGTGTTTCCGGTGGCTCGAGACAGACATTGCATTTGCGGTGGCCATCGCAGTGGTACTTGCCCTCCTCGGGATAAAACTCCACGGTGGCGCTCAACCGCTGTTCGCCATGGTCACCGCGCGGTTGCCGCAGGGCCTCGCGGATGCCGGCAAAACTCATCTCGGTGGTGAAGATATTGGCCTCGCGGCCCAGCTTGGCCGGAGAATGACAATCGGAGTTGGAGACAAGGGTGAAGCGATCCAGTCCTGAGATCAACCTATTCATCTCCGGATCGGAGGAGAGCCCGGTTTCCAGGGCAAAGATATGCTCGCTGAGATCACCGAAACACTCCTCCAAACAATCAAAGCCGGATTTGGAACCAAAGAGGGAGAACCAGGGGGTCCAGATATGGGCGGGAACGAGGAACCCCTCCGGTGCCTTTTCAAGGAGGATTTCCAGCAGGTCGCGGGAGTCGAGCCCGAGGATGGGCCGCCCGTCGGAGCTGATGTTGCCCAGGGTGGCGAGGGTAGCGTTGATGCGGCGTACCGCCTCGAGATCCGGGGCATACAGCAGGTTGTGCACCTTGCGGACCTTGCCGCCCCGTTTGTAGATCGAGCTGATTTCCGCACTGCAGACAAAGCGGACACTTTCCGGGGCAATGGCAGGCTGCAGCCCGGGCGGGAGGAGTTCGGCGCAATTGCAGCCCGCATTGGGTTTGAGGGTGAACAACCCCGGCTCCGCCGGCTGAAGATATTCGTGCAGATGGGCAAACCAGGCGGGATGGGTGAAATCGCCGGTTCCGACCACGTCGATTCCTTTGACCGCAGCCCAGGCTGCCAGGCCGAAGAGGTTGCTCGCCTTGCTCGTGGCCCGGGAGTAGTGGGAGTGGATGTGGAGATCGGCAATGAAACGCATCAGCCCTCCTGCCAGCCGTAGAGATGGTGTTGGCGAATGTAGCGGAAGACCGAGGGGGGCAGCATGGCCGGGACCTGGCCCTGCGCGAGCATCTGTCGCACCAGGGAGGAGGAGACGGGTAACTCGAGATCATCGAGATAGCGCACCGTCTTTCCCTGGCGGTTCCGCCACAGGCCGGCGTCGGCATCGAAGGCGAAACTAGGGTCCAGCGACTGGAGGAGAGGGCCGATGGCACGGGGATCGAGGGTGTCGCGATGCACTGCGATCAGGTTGACCGTGGCCAGCAGGTCGCCTGCACGATGCCAGCTCGGCAGATCGCGCAGGGAATCACCGCCGATAATAAAAAAATACTCGCAGTTCTCACCGCTTTGCTGCAGGGCCGCGACCGTCTGCACCGTGTACGAGGGCGAGGGCAGGTCGGCCTCGAGGCGGGAACAGCGCATTCGCCCGCCCTCTCCGGCCTCGCTCAGGGCTGCCTCGAGCATGGCCACACGGTCGGCAAAGGAGCTGCGCGGCTGCTCCTTGTGCGGCGGTTGCAGTGCGGGGATAAACAGCACCCGGTCCAGCCGGCAGCGGTTGAATACGTGCCGTGCCAGTTCCAGGTGGCCTGAGTGAACCGGATCAAAGGTGCCGCCGAACAGGCCGACGGCCGCATGTCGGGCACAGTGGGCCACGTTCAGGCGCGGGTCTCACCTGCGCCGTAGACGATGAACTTGCGGGTGGTCAGCTCCTTGAGGCCCATGGGGCCATAGGCATGGAGCTTGGTGGTGGAGATGCCGATCTCCGCACCGAGCCCGAACTGGCCGCCGTCGTTGAACCGGGTCGAGGCGTTCACCATCACCGCGGAGGCGTCGACCTCGCGCAGGAACCGCTGGCTCCGCTCGTAGGACTGGGTGATGATGATTTCGGTGTGTCTGGAGCCGTAGGTGTCGATATAATCCATGGCCTCCTCCATATCGGCCACGACCTTGACCACCAGGGCGAGATCGAGAAACTCGGTTCCCCAGTCGTCGTCACCGGCCGGTTCCATCATCTCGCCGGTCAACAGGCAGCTGGAATGACAGCCGAGCATGCGCACCTTGTCCTCTTGCAGCGCCTGGGCCATCTTGGGGAGGAACTCGGCGGCGACCTCGCGATGCACCAGCACCCCCTCCAGGGCGTTGCACACCCCGGGACGCTGTACCTTGGCATTCTTGATGATGCGGATGGCCATCTCCTGATCGGCGTTCTCGTCGACAAAGCAATGGCAGACCCCCTTGTAATGTTTCAGCACCGGAATACGGGATTTGCGGGTCACCGCGCGGATCAACCCCTCGCCGCCCCGGGGGATGACCAGGTCGATGTACTCTTCCTGCTCGAGCAGGCAGTCGATGCCTTCACGCTCGGTAAAGGAGAGCACCTGGACAATTGCCGGGTCGACCTCATGTTTGGCCAGCACCTCCTGGAGGATCTTGGCCAGGGCGAGGTTGGAATGGATCGCCTCGGAACCGCCGCGGAGGATCACCGCATTGCCCGCCTTGAGGCAGAGCGCGGCGGAATCGATGGTCACGTTGGGTCGGGATTCGTAGATCATGAGAATGACGCCCAAGGGCACCCGCATCCGCCCGACGGTGATACCGCTGGGACGGTTGCGCATCTCGCTGATCTCGCCCACCGGATCCTCGAGGGCGGCCACTTCGCGCAACCCCTGGACCATGTCCTGAATGCCCTTCTCGGTGATCTGCAAGCGGTTGAGCATGGCCGGGGTCAACCCTTTGGACTTGCCCGCGGCCATATCCTTGGCGTTCTCGGAGATGATGAACGGTTGCTGGGCCAGGAGAGCTTCACCAACCTCGAGGAGAATGGTATTTTTCAGCGCCGTCGGCATGGCACCGATACTGCGCCCGGCCCCCTTGGCCTTTTTCACCATCTCCAGAACGGTTGCTTCAATCTGTGCCTGATCCATTGCGTCCTCCTCTCGGTACGTTAACTCGTTCAGCTCTTGTCCACGTTACCCATCCACTATGACCCGATGGGCTCGTCTTGTAAAGCAGTGCGTGCAGCCAGTCCTTCATTGGCCATTAAAACCAGGTTATCGCGGTGGATGACCTCGTCGTGTTCTTTTCGCCCCAGGATGTCAAAAATTTCCCGGGATTTCAGCCCTTTGATTCGTTCCAGATCCGCACTGCTGTAGTTGCTCAGACCGGCGGCGATCACCGTGCCCTCCCCATCCAGGCAGTGGACCGGGGCGCCGACGGGAAAACTGCCGCGAATCTCGGTGATTCCCGAGGGCAGCAGACTCTTGCCCTGTTCGACCAGGGCCCGGCGGGCACCGTTGTCCACCACGACAAAGCCCTGGGGCTTGAGCACGTAGGCAATCCAGTGTTTACGCCGGTTGATCTTGCCCTGGCCGGGCAGGAAAAAGGTACCGACCAACTCGCCGCTGAACAGGGTCTTGAGGATCTCCGGATGCTTGCCCGGACCGATAAAGGAACAGCCGCCGCAGGCTGCCACCATCTTTGCGGCACGGATCTTGGCCATCATCCCGCCGGTGCCGAGGGAACTGGTGGAGTTCCCGGCCATCTTCTCGATGTCCTTGGTGATGCTGGCAATGGTATAAATCGGCCTGGCCTCACTGTCCACCGACGGATTACCGGTATAGAGGCTGTCGACATCGGTGAGAATGATGAACATATCGGCCCCGATCATGTTGGTCATCAGGGCGCCGAGGGTATCGTTGTCGGAAAAGCGGAGCTCCTCGGCCGAAACAGTGTCGTTTTCGTTGATGATCGGCACGACCCCGAACTCGAACAGGGTGAGGATGGTGTTGCGGACATTGAGATAGCGGCCGCGATTGGAAAGGTCGGCGTGGGTGAGCAGTACCTGGGCCACCGATTGGTCGAACTCGGCAAAGGCCTGCTCGTAGGCCTGCATCAGCAACCCCTGCCCGGTGGCGGCCAGGGCCTGCTTGACCTTGAGCTCTTCGTGCGGTGTCTTGACGATGCCCAGTCGCTTGCGCCCGGCAGCCACCGCACCGGAACTGACCAGGATCACCTCCCGGCCGGTGGCATGGAGAAAACTCACCTGGCGGGCGATGTTGGCGATGATGTCGAGGTCCAGGCCGTTGTCGTTGGTGAGGACGGCGCTGCCGACCTTGAGCACCACCCGTTTGGCCTGATCAAAAAGGGTTTGACGGTAAAAGAGGCCGTCGTCCTTATTCACCTGAAAGGTCATGATCGTCCTCTGCCCGCTGCTGTTCGAGCAAATCACCAAGCGTTGTCTTCAACTGTTCCAAGCCATCTCCGCATTCGGCGGAAATGGTC
Coding sequences within it:
- the nadD gene encoding nicotinate (nicotinamide) nucleotide adenylyltransferase, encoding MAHCARHAAVGLFGGTFDPVHSGHLELARHVFNRCRLDRVLFIPALQPPHKEQPRSSFADRVAMLEAALSEAGEGGRMRCSRLEADLPSPSYTVQTVAALQQSGENCEYFFIIGGDSLRDLPSWHRAGDLLATVNLIAVHRDTLDPRAIGPLLQSLDPSFAFDADAGLWRNRQGKTVRYLDDLELPVSSSLVRQMLAQGQVPAMLPPSVFRYIRQHHLYGWQEG
- a CDS encoding glutamate-5-semialdehyde dehydrogenase, with the protein product MDQAQIEATVLEMVKKAKGAGRSIGAMPTALKNTILLEVGEALLAQQPFIISENAKDMAAGKSKGLTPAMLNRLQITEKGIQDMVQGLREVAALEDPVGEISEMRNRPSGITVGRMRVPLGVILMIYESRPNVTIDSAALCLKAGNAVILRGGSEAIHSNLALAKILQEVLAKHEVDPAIVQVLSFTEREGIDCLLEQEEYIDLVIPRGGEGLIRAVTRKSRIPVLKHYKGVCHCFVDENADQEMAIRIIKNAKVQRPGVCNALEGVLVHREVAAEFLPKMAQALQEDKVRMLGCHSSCLLTGEMMEPAGDDDWGTEFLDLALVVKVVADMEEAMDYIDTYGSRHTEIIITQSYERSQRFLREVDASAVMVNASTRFNDGGQFGLGAEIGISTTKLHAYGPMGLKELTTRKFIVYGAGETRA
- the proB gene encoding glutamate 5-kinase, giving the protein MTFQVNKDDGLFYRQTLFDQAKRVVLKVGSAVLTNDNGLDLDIIANIARQVSFLHATGREVILVSSGAVAAGRKRLGIVKTPHEELKVKQALAATGQGLLMQAYEQAFAEFDQSVAQVLLTHADLSNRGRYLNVRNTILTLFEFGVVPIINENDTVSAEELRFSDNDTLGALMTNMIGADMFIILTDVDSLYTGNPSVDSEARPIYTIASITKDIEKMAGNSTSSLGTGGMMAKIRAAKMVAACGGCSFIGPGKHPEILKTLFSGELVGTFFLPGQGKINRRKHWIAYVLKPQGFVVVDNGARRALVEQGKSLLPSGITEIRGSFPVGAPVHCLDGEGTVIAAGLSNYSSADLERIKGLKSREIFDILGRKEHDEVIHRDNLVLMANEGLAARTALQDEPIGS